CAAGGTCATCTACTACTCAGCAAAGAAGGCAATTTGTTTTAGCCTGTTGTGCATAAATTCAATATTaacataattgtttttaattgctagCTACAACTCACTTCTGTAATGAGTGTGTACAGGAAGATGATTAGGCCTGCAAGAAGCTGTAAAGACATCACCAAGACTCTTGAGGATATTGGGGTTTGCTAGATACTACTTGTTACAAGACTTGTATAACATTACATATCTTGCTGTAGGTAAGCATGAAAACATCTTGTTTAAACTTTTAATGAATTTTGCTGTAAGACTTTTCTGCTGGCAGGGTCAGGTCTTatactttcagaaatgtgaGAATGCCTCATGATACTGAATCAGTTTCTGCTTTGAGACCAGGAAATAACAGGATagttataaaataatatatttgaacaacacttttgtctgttttaactACCTTCTGTGTTGGAATAAGTGTATATTGTCCAATTGCATGGTTGGGCAGGAACAGTGGAAGGTGTTCATCCTTAATCTCTTAAGGGAGGTCTGAAGTTTATAATGGATCGAGCCTTTTCCGGATAGCTGTTACAAGCTGGAAAGCCGTATATTATAAACGCGATAATCAGGGGCTTATTATACTTGAGCTTAATATGTGACCAAGTTCTGATCTTTTCATGTACTGTGAATGCTAGTTCAGATTAGTTGTAACTGAAAAATTTGACAGTTAGGAAACATCTGAAGGAGAACTCAATCTAGCAGAATACTGTCCCACTGTTTATAGACCTAGCAAAGATAAGAGTAACCAGGGTGGTTGGTACTCCATAGAGATCAGCTGTGTGACTGAAAATACTGGGCTCTTATACAGGTAGTTTACAGGAAGGCTGTGGTTGTTGTCCACCTATATGAGTCAGACTCGTTTGAAATTATAAGGCTAGAGAATTAGCTAATTCTTGCTGAGTGCATTTAATGGGTTCTTCAGTTGCCAACTCACCCTGCTTTAAAATGCTAGAACTATTACTAAAGGGACTTGCACTGTGCTTCATAGATGGACACTTCAATGGCACATTTTAGGCCTATGCAACATGGTAGATATTCCTTATCAGCACACAGAATCATTTTGTAATTTGCTTCTCCAGAATTAAAACTCCTGTAGTTGCTATTAAtgcactttcatttttcacttgacAGTTGAGATTACTGTGAACAGTGCCAATAATTCCAAGACGCATTAAAGGTTTATCAGTAACCTGTTGTGCTTAATGATCTGTCTTTTTTAAATAGTCAGGGACTCAATTGACATCTGCTTCCTGAATATTGTGAAATTCAACACTGTATATTGTCTGCTGTTACCAGCAGAATTCAGAGTTCTTTCACCCTGGATTTTACCTGAAAGTTGTATATGTACAAAGCAGATGCTGATATTCTTGGCAAATCACTCCGTGTTAAGTATGTATGAAGTCAAATAGGTGAGCTAATGTGTTTGTCAAGATActagacagaaaataaatttgttcgTTCTGTTTAATAAATGCTTCTATTAAAGAGCATTGAATACAACTGTTCTATTTTCCCAGGTTTCTGTAGCCGTTCACTAAGAAGTAATGAGTATTATTACTCAGGAagtcttttatattttactaaaataagTGTTTCAGTAACTCAATGGCTATAGTTGAACTGCTTAGCAGAACTTAAGCTCAGGAATTGATGCCTGAAAAAACACAGTCTCGGTTGTGTAGGCTTTTATACTAAGGCAGTTTTTAAATACTATGAAGAATGAGAAAAGCTACAATATTTAAGAACACTTAAAATAtgcttcagttttattaaaaaagccGTCGAGGGGTGTGTGttagataaagaaaaatcatctgtaatgtaatgtctttttttttaaacttagaaGTCTTTATCTAAGGCAGCGTCCACAGGAACACTCAGATGGTAGAAAATTCTAATGGAGAATGTAGTTTGCTGAGACAGTAGCTTGAGAGACGACGACAAACACTTCACTGACCATTTTATGATGATGATACTGGAGACGCTAACCATCTCATGCTAAAGATCACCTTAAGTTATTCTCAGCTGTGCCAAATGTGTTGTTACGTTGAGGGTGTTCTGAAGGGTTTGTATTGTACCTCAGGTCTGATCTGTGCAATGTCTGATAACGCTCTTTATACCACGGCAACACAAAAACAGTCTAGGAGGGTTCATCAGCTAAATCACGTTGATCAAAATACCTAGTGGAGAGAAATGGAATATGGTGAGAACCTCTAATGCAACGTACTCCTTACTTTGCTTTGAGTTGTTAGACCGCTTGCTTTCTAggtcttattttttctgtcatatttaTAGCTTCATGGTTCAGGGAGCTCATCCAAGGAAACTGTCGGTTTTACTTACTTTGTTTTACTCTTAGGTTTAGCTTAAGTCCTTTTAGCTAAGTATGTCTGCTACGTACACCCAGAGAACTTGGATTGACTTCCACTTTAAAGGAATCTAGGTTAGGCCAAGGGTAACCACACATTCATTCTGGACATATGTTTTAGATCTGTAACTTGCATTACCTGCTAACTAAGCAGATTATCAAGTTCAGAGCAGATACTTGCTCTTCATTCTTGTTctcctgaaagagaaacaaataccAGAACAGTTCTTCTGATAACGATGTCCAATAGAAAAACAGTTATCTGCTGTGTTATGTGCTTGTAATCATCCCTTCATTCTCAAGCAGGTTTCAGACATGAAAAATTACTTACCAAGACTTCAAGaggtgaaaaattattttcttaacagTTTGCTAAGTTGAAACAGTCCTCTGCACAACATTAAATCTTACCTCTAATACTCTGACTTCTGAGCACCGTCTTGCCAGCTGTCTAATAAGGGAGTGAGCTTCAGGTAGCAAAGGCTTTTCAAGGCATGCCAACAATGCATAAAACCACCTACCCTGTGtgaattttaataagaaattttaaattacaggTATTTCTTTACGTTCTACAGAAGGAAACTTGTTATACGTAGCAGGCCTGGAACATAGACCTGTATCTGAAGATTCCTTTAAATGTTGTTGCCAGAACTGAGGAGTTTGAAAGCCAAATTAGAGACTGCAGAGTAGAGTCTTGTGCCTGTAGATAAGCTTCTTATGAACAGTAGTCCTGgatttccttctatttttctgGAGTAAGATGTAAATTAATACAGCTTCCGCTATTAATCTGAAGGAAGCATTTAGTAATATCTAAAGATATATAAAGATTACATagttattaatttttatcttcGCAAActatagaaaaatattcctgaagaGTGAACATATGAAGTCAGATCTTTATGGTATTAATGCGGTTAGGTCAGACTTAAGATTTATACCACTGTGAAAAtgtcttctttgctttttagttCACTGAATTCTACTGCATCCCTACAAACCTAAGTTTTGCTACCAGTCTAACTCCTTAAACTAATTTTAGTGTCTAGTGGCTCTCATTATGAGAATAAACTAAGAATCAATGTGCACATCCTCTGCAGCATAGTGGTCACTAAAGACAGaacaataaaagcttttaagcAACTCAAAAATAGTGAAACTGTGTTTAGTATTATCgaagtaattttttattactCATTTACTTTGTGGTACTGAATGAGATGCACCTACCACGGTCTTTTGTAGGTAAGATGACATTACACAGCTAGTTAATCTAATTGTGGCCAACTACATGGTACTGTACCccatcactttatttttttttttaattagattgGATCTGTTTCCGTGCTAACACAGGTAAGCTTTCTGGTCTATGCTGCACATGGGAAGATTAAATGCATCTCTTCCTGCAGACTACCATGCATCTCCCAACTATAAAATGGAGGTGTTGAAATACAATGTGCAGCACACTGACAACTTAAATTAGTCAGACCCAAAGCTGCTGGACTCTGGCCCTCTTCTCTCCACAGCACTAATACTCCTTTGACCTTGAAGATTAGATTAgtgtggaaaacaaatgaaaaggagGGGTTTTAGCAATACCTAAAACATCCGAATCTGTTGTGTTTTCAATTAGCCTTCCAAAAAGTTGTGTGAATGTTCAATCTAGTATCTAATCAAGTGAGTTTTGAAAGCAACTGAATACAGTACATCCATCTAGAGATCTCTttagaaactaaaataatttcagggAAAACAATGCACAATTTATCCCTTGTTTAAAGCAATCACATGCAAGTAGTTAGAATAAATTAAAGAGTTACCAGTTCAGGAGTaaattttttctctccaaaccAGATTATCAGGTATTCTAAGACACTGGTTACTGTTGCCTTcaaaagaggaacagaaagagaCAATCTAATATctgcaaagttttgttttgctgtcctTCTACCCAATGGATTATACTATATAAAAACAACtgtgatttttgtctttaaatacaGACATTACACATTTCCACTTGACTGTAATTCTATATGGTATTTAGTTCAGGTTAAAATTAGATATAAGGGTGAAGCAAGTGTTATAGCAGCAGTTCCTGacaaaaggtttttaaaaaaataaagacccCTATATAAAGCAATTTTCGGTGTTAACGAAAAGTTATGGATAAACAGctacaaattagaaaaaaagtcatcacaCTGACTGTTTCTCTGTAAGGGTGACTAGTGAGCAACATAGTAAACGGGTTTCTTCCAGTCTTGCAATGTATGTAAGAGTTGACAATCAGCCTGAAGAACTGCACTTAAAACACTAAAGGAGAAATCTTAAAATACTGTAAGCCCCTAAAGGGGCATTCAGCAGCAGTTCAAACACTAAAATGCTCTATAGAGCAATTACAGCGAGAAAATACACTTACAACCATTCATGGTATATGTTCACTAGTAAAATTGTGGTTAAAGGTGAGATAATgatcaaatgttttccttgtaaGTGTACATTGAAGAGCAGTTATAATCAATTACTTCCTCTAACCCAGAAAAAATAGGTAAGACTTATGCAACAGATGGAACATGGGAAGTAATAACTTAGGCCGCTATGCTATTCTAAGAGGTAGGCTTACCTGATTCATTCTGCTTACAATACTTAGCAAAGGAGGAAAGCCCACCTGAAAAAAGTCAGGTTGGAAACTGTTTATAGTAATGTTTCTGCATTTAAGttctaaattaaaacaaaaataacattttaatatgaCATTCAGACATTTGTAAAGATTTTGAATTCTATTCTGAGCATTGATatctatggaaaaaatattcaggcaAGTTTAAGATAAGGTCCAATCAAATTTGATatcaaaacactgcttttgctgttatttgtaaagcttttttttttttatatatatataaagatgcAGTGAAGGGTGCGTTTATAGAGTAGCGCATAGGAGGACAGGAACCACATTCACAAAACACTAAAGCAGACTAAGGAAAAAGCTTTCCATTCATGTCAGCTAGCAACAAAGTAGTGTGTTTTAGCTGGGAACAGATGAGGGAACTCTTCCTACTTTTTGACTGAAGGGATAGACTTGTTCTCTGCTTCACTCTGCTTCCacttaaaagggaagaaaaacgGGTCTTAACTGGGCTCACAGGACGGTCTGCCTTTTATTTAGCACAAATTGGTAATAAACAGTAGCATTGTTTCTGGTAGTTATTTGTGAAAATAGCAGGTGAAAATTAGATGGAACTCCTATACTCACCTTCATGTAATCAATTCCTAGATTTTCATTATCAGATCGTGAATCTATTTCTGAGTAGACTCTTTCACCGAGGCAAAACTTCTTCCATCCTTCTTCATCCTCTAATTTTGgctgaagtaaataaaaataaattaaaactgaaatattgctGTCTTGAAGACATTGAAGAACAAACATGGTAATACTCACAAGTTGTTGCATTAAACGGTACAGCAAGATTAACCAAACACAATTAAATTTAATGActagaaaaaacacagaactgttATCAATTCTACTCACCATATTAACATTGCTGTCCAAATGTTGTGACCGCCAGTGATTTCTATGCTTGTTCAGACTCTgagtaattaaaacaaagccaaatcACAGTTTAACTTTACAGTTATTATCTCCTAGCCATAATTGCTCTTCATTGTTCCTAATCTTcataaagaagtatttttatgatGTTCTATACATCATTAAAGGCAGTACTGGCTAAATATTCCTCAATCCTcttaatataaatgtaattgTTACTTGTACAGAGTTTTTTGAAGCAATGTTAAAGCTGAAGGAATTTTTAAGACTACTGCATAAAGCTTTAAATTGAAGTAGTAAGCTCTACTAGTCTTACAAATTTTTCTTATGCTTGTTATtacca
The genomic region above belongs to Cygnus olor isolate bCygOlo1 chromosome 5, bCygOlo1.pri.v2, whole genome shotgun sequence and contains:
- the GEMIN2 gene encoding gem-associated protein 2 isoform X2, with product MESAVEELMPRLLPVGDCDLPEDFDPSVPPRTPQEYLRRVQIEAARCPDVVVAQIDPKKLRKKQTVNISISGCQPAPEGYSPTLKWQQQQVANFSAVRQPKLEDEEGWKKFCLGERVYSEIDSRSDNENLGIDYMKVGFPPLLSIVSRMNQATVTSVLEYLIIWFGEKKFTPELGRWFYALLACLEKPLLPEAHSLIRQLARRCSEVRVLEENKNEEQVSALNLIICLVSRYFDQRDLADEPS
- the GEMIN2 gene encoding gem-associated protein 2 isoform X1, with protein sequence MESAVEELMPRLLPVGDCDLPEDFDPSVPPRTPQEYLRRVQIEAARCPDVVVAQIDPKKLRKKQTVNISISGCQPAPEGYSPTLKWQQQQVANFSAVRQSLNKHRNHWRSQHLDSNVNMPKLEDEEGWKKFCLGERVYSEIDSRSDNENLGIDYMKVGFPPLLSIVSRMNQATVTSVLEYLIIWFGEKKFTPELGRWFYALLACLEKPLLPEAHSLIRQLARRCSEVRVLEENKNEEQVSALNLIICLVSRYFDQRDLADEPS
- the GEMIN2 gene encoding gem-associated protein 2 isoform X3, with the translated sequence MESAVEELMPRLLPVGDCDLPEDFDPSVPPRTPQEYLRRVQIEAARCPDVVVAQIDPKKLRKKQTVNISISGCQPAPEGYSPTLKWQQQQVANFSAVRQSLNKHRNHWRSQHLDSNVNMPKLEDEEGWKKFCLGERVYSEIDSRSDNENLGIDYMKVGFPPLLSIVSRMNQATVTSVLEYLIIWFGEKKFTPELKNRRKSRTTVHKKLIYRHKTLLCSL